From a region of the Gossypium raimondii isolate GPD5lz chromosome 10, ASM2569854v1, whole genome shotgun sequence genome:
- the LOC128033917 gene encoding uncharacterized protein At2g29880-like translates to MLNDQNNSGFGWDEHRQLVVAEDAVWDSYLKSHKEAAQFRRRSFPYYDQLTAIYARDRATGKDAQTAADVLEEINAEGVPTTYMDEERNSFYDCEADVSLDDMDVSAVEPRRDRDQGDSSSSNKRKKKSDARDNMSSSFDEAATLLAENMRAIGDQISRSIASDVVVQQKSEEFQIIQEKATNLYSTLWEIEGLTDDERYRALSKIPDHPTQMLVFFSLPSAAQLEWIRFYFNPSLFYLPVTPFSSVSSGGRPKSGKRV, encoded by the exons atgcttaatgaccaaaacaatagcggttttggttgggacgagcataggcagctcgttgttgctgaagatgcggtttgggactcctatttaaag agtcacaaagaagccgctCAATTCAGACGCcgttctttcccttactacgaccagcttactgccatatacgcaagagatcgagcgactgggaaagatgctcaaacagctgctgatgttcttgaagaaataaatgctgaGGGTGTACCTACTACATATATGGATGAAGAAAGAAACTcattctatgactgcgaagctgacgtctctttggatgacatggatgtttctgctgTGGAGCCGCGacgagatagagaccaaggggattcctcatcttcaaacaagagaaagaagaaatctgatgctcgtgataatatgtcttcttcatttgatgaggctgccactttattggccgaaaacatgcgggccattggcgatcaaatcagtaggagtattgcctccgatgtggtagttcagcagaagtcagaagaattccagatcatccaagagaaagctacaaatttatattcaaccttatgggaaattgaaggtttaaccgacgatgaGCGGTATcgagctttgagtaaaattccagatcatccaactcaaatgctcgttttctttagtttaccttctgccGCGCAATtagaatgg ATTCGCTTTTACTTCAATCCTTCTCTCTTTTATCTCCCGGTCACCCCTTTCTCTTCAGTTTCTTCAGGGGGTCGTCCAAAATCAGGAAAAAGAGTTTGA